A part of Streptomyces sp. NBC_01497 genomic DNA contains:
- the tyrS gene encoding tyrosine--tRNA ligase, with translation MTDIVDDLQWRGLIAVSTDEDALRKAFADGPVTVYVGFDPTAPSMHLGNLVQILTVRRLQQAGHRPLALVGGATGLIGDPKPTSERTLNAPEVVAEWVGRFQRQLQPYFSFEGPNAAIVVNNLDWTSGLSAIEFLRDIGKYFRVNKMIAKEAVSRRLNSDQGISYTEFSYQILQGMDFLKLYQQYGCTMQTGGSDQWGNLTAGIDLIHRVEGESVHALATPLLTKADGTKFGKTEGGAIWLDPEMYSPYAFYQFWLNTDDRDISRFARIFSFASRQELEELERQTAERPQARAAQRALAEELTTLVHGAEQCAAAIAASKALFGQGDLAELDEATLRAALAELPSATVAAPAPLADLFAETGLAPSKSAARRTVKEGGAYVNNEKVVDAEAVPGAEDLLHGRWLVLRRGKRNLAAVEVTGA, from the coding sequence GTGACGGACATCGTCGACGACCTGCAGTGGCGCGGCCTGATCGCCGTGTCCACTGACGAGGACGCACTGCGCAAGGCGTTCGCGGACGGTCCCGTCACGGTCTATGTGGGCTTCGACCCGACCGCGCCGAGCATGCACCTGGGCAACCTCGTGCAGATCCTCACCGTCCGCCGCCTCCAGCAGGCGGGCCACCGCCCGCTGGCCCTGGTCGGCGGCGCGACCGGACTCATCGGCGACCCGAAGCCGACCTCGGAGCGCACGCTGAACGCGCCGGAGGTCGTCGCCGAGTGGGTGGGCAGGTTCCAGCGGCAGCTGCAGCCGTACTTCTCCTTCGAGGGGCCGAACGCGGCGATCGTCGTCAACAACCTCGACTGGACGTCCGGGCTGTCCGCGATCGAGTTCCTGCGGGACATCGGCAAGTACTTCCGGGTCAACAAGATGATCGCGAAGGAGGCGGTGTCGCGCCGCCTCAACTCCGACCAGGGCATCAGCTACACGGAGTTCAGCTACCAGATCCTGCAGGGCATGGACTTCCTGAAGCTGTACCAGCAGTACGGCTGCACCATGCAGACCGGCGGCAGCGACCAGTGGGGCAACCTGACGGCCGGCATCGACCTGATCCACCGGGTCGAGGGCGAATCCGTGCACGCGCTCGCGACGCCGCTGCTGACCAAGGCGGACGGTACGAAGTTCGGCAAGACCGAGGGCGGCGCCATCTGGCTCGACCCGGAGATGTACTCGCCTTACGCCTTCTACCAGTTCTGGCTCAACACGGACGACCGGGACATCTCCCGGTTCGCCCGGATCTTCAGCTTCGCCTCCCGCCAGGAGCTGGAGGAACTGGAGCGGCAGACCGCCGAGCGCCCGCAGGCGCGGGCCGCGCAGCGTGCCCTCGCCGAGGAGCTGACGACACTGGTGCACGGCGCCGAGCAGTGCGCGGCGGCGATCGCCGCGTCGAAGGCGCTGTTCGGACAGGGCGACCTGGCGGAGCTGGACGAGGCGACGCTGCGCGCGGCGCTCGCCGAGCTGCCGTCGGCGACGGTCGCCGCCCCGGCGCCGCTCGCCGACCTGTTCGCCGAGACCGGGCTCGCGCCGAGCAAGTCGGCCGCGCGGCGCACGGTCAAGGAGGGCGGGGCGTACGTGAACAACGAGAAGGTCGTGGACGCGGAGGCGGTACCCGGCGCGGAGGATCTGCTGCACGGGCGGTGGCTGGTGCTGCGCAGGGGCAAGAGGAACCTGGCGGCCGTCGAGGTCACCGGCGCCTGA
- a CDS encoding metallopeptidase TldD-related protein, producing MSAVITPHEIVERALGLSRADGCVVIADENSSANLRWAGNALTTNGVTRGRTLTVIATVDGAQGTAAGVVSRSAVTADDLEPLVRAAEAAARSAEPADDARPLIDVPELSDDFAGAPGETSSAVFTDFAPALGESFARARAGGRELYGFAHHELTSTYLGTSTGVRLRHDQPSGTLELNAKSHGRTRSAWAGQATRDFKDVDPLALEQDLARRLAWAERKVELPAGRYETLLPPTAVADLLIYQLWSSAARDAAEGRTVFSKPGGGTRVGDRLSGLPLTLRSDPDEPGLECAPFVVAHSSGDDSSVFDNGLPLTATNWIKDGRLDRLVTTRQSAELTGLPVAPGIGNLVLDGLGAGVGERSLAQMVAATERGLLLTSLWYIREVDPATLLLTGLTRDGVYLVENGEVVGEVNNFRFNESPVSLLARATEAGRTERTLPREWGDWFTRAAMPALRVPDFNMSSVSKGV from the coding sequence ATGAGCGCCGTCATCACACCGCACGAGATCGTCGAGCGCGCCCTCGGCCTGTCCCGGGCCGACGGCTGCGTGGTCATCGCGGACGAGAACTCCTCGGCGAACCTGCGGTGGGCCGGCAACGCGCTGACCACCAACGGCGTGACCCGCGGCCGGACGCTGACCGTCATCGCCACCGTCGACGGGGCGCAGGGCACCGCCGCCGGTGTGGTGTCCCGGTCCGCCGTCACGGCCGACGACCTGGAACCGCTCGTCCGCGCGGCCGAGGCCGCGGCGAGAAGCGCGGAGCCCGCCGACGACGCGCGCCCGCTGATCGACGTCCCCGAGCTGTCCGACGACTTCGCGGGCGCGCCGGGCGAGACGTCCTCCGCGGTGTTCACGGACTTCGCGCCCGCCCTCGGCGAGTCCTTCGCGCGGGCCCGGGCGGGCGGCCGTGAGCTCTACGGATTCGCCCACCACGAGCTGACCTCCACCTACCTCGGCACCTCCACGGGCGTGCGGCTGCGCCACGACCAGCCGAGCGGCACGCTGGAGCTGAACGCGAAGTCCCACGGACGTACGCGCTCCGCCTGGGCGGGGCAGGCCACCCGCGACTTCAAGGACGTCGACCCGCTGGCCCTCGAACAGGACCTGGCGCGCCGGCTGGCCTGGGCGGAGCGGAAGGTCGAACTGCCCGCCGGCCGCTACGAGACGCTGCTCCCCCCGACGGCCGTGGCGGACCTGCTGATCTACCAGCTGTGGTCGTCGGCGGCCCGGGACGCCGCGGAGGGCCGCACGGTCTTCTCCAAGCCAGGCGGCGGCACGCGCGTCGGCGACCGGCTGAGCGGACTGCCGCTGACGCTGCGCAGCGATCCCGACGAGCCGGGCCTCGAATGCGCGCCGTTCGTCGTCGCGCACTCCTCGGGCGACGACTCGTCGGTGTTCGACAACGGCCTGCCCCTCACCGCGACGAACTGGATCAAGGACGGCCGCCTCGACCGGCTGGTCACCACGCGGCAGAGCGCGGAGCTGACCGGGCTGCCGGTGGCCCCCGGCATCGGCAACCTCGTCCTGGACGGCCTCGGCGCGGGCGTGGGCGAACGCTCGCTGGCACAGATGGTGGCGGCAACGGAGCGTGGCCTGCTCCTCACGTCACTGTGGTACATCCGCGAGGTGGACCCGGCGACCCTGCTGCTCACCGGGCTGACCAGGGACGGCGTGTATCTGGTGGAGAACGGGGAGGTCGTCGGCGAGGTCAACAACTTCCGCTTCAACGAGTCGCCGGTCAGCCTGCTGGCCAGGGCCACCGAGGCCGGGCGGACGGAGCGGACGCTGCCGCGCGAGTGGGGCGACTGGTTCACCCGGGCCGCGATGCCCGCCCTGCGGGTGCCCGACTTCAACATGAGCTCGGTCAGCAAGGGCGTCTGA
- a CDS encoding DUF3099 domain-containing protein produces MRKRNDNGVFRITGARTGLQEDVRGRQRRYVISMGIRTIAVILTVVLWNVERPVAVAALAVGLLLPYVAVVIANAGRENVRSLPSTFVPTPTRPMITAGSPAAAPSADEGAEGARRSGQGSEAGSTAPPPGGPQGPVAEDEVTDESRARRRGDRV; encoded by the coding sequence ATGCGGAAGCGAAATGACAACGGAGTCTTCCGGATCACCGGGGCCCGCACGGGCCTCCAGGAGGACGTCCGGGGCAGGCAGCGGCGCTATGTGATCTCCATGGGGATCCGCACGATCGCCGTGATCCTGACCGTGGTCCTGTGGAACGTCGAACGGCCCGTGGCGGTGGCGGCCCTGGCCGTGGGGCTGCTGCTGCCGTACGTGGCCGTGGTGATCGCGAACGCCGGCCGGGAGAACGTGAGGTCGCTCCCGTCGACCTTCGTACCCACTCCGACGCGGCCGATGATCACCGCCGGATCCCCGGCGGCCGCCCCCTCAGCAGACGAGGGCGCCGAGGGCGCACGACGGTCCGGTCAGGGCTCGGAGGCGGGCTCGACGGCGCCGCCCCCTGGAGGGCCGCAGGGACCGGTGGCCGAGGACGAAGTGACTGATGAGAGCCGTGCCCGGCGCCGGGGCGACCGGGTCTGA
- a CDS encoding DEDDh family exonuclease, whose product MTMLDDRTTAAPWPAAYPEGYAVVDVETTGLARDDRIISAAVYRLDARGEVEDHWYTLVNPERDPGPVWIHGLTSDVLEAAPLFPDIAEEFAARLEGRVLVAHNAIFDWSMISREYARARLTAPTRQRLCTIALSKELALPLPNHKLESLAAHFGVVQRHAHHALDDARVLAEAFRPSLVAAARGGVRLPLLECRPLTEWSDGPAGPRVGYQPSGAHAYRPASWRASRRRPACPYPNPGRYEPGGTLTQGMRVAFSGDTSIDRELLEDRAVEAGLHVATSVSRLTSLLVTNDPGALTSKVVKAAAFGTPVVDEAAFTQLLRDVTPVAGTVPPPATPPAAEA is encoded by the coding sequence GTGACCATGCTCGACGACCGTACGACAGCAGCGCCATGGCCGGCCGCGTATCCCGAGGGGTACGCGGTCGTCGACGTGGAGACCACCGGTCTCGCCAGGGACGACCGGATAATCTCTGCTGCCGTCTACCGGCTCGACGCCCGCGGCGAGGTCGAGGACCACTGGTACACCCTCGTCAACCCGGAGCGCGATCCGGGCCCCGTGTGGATCCACGGTCTGACGAGCGACGTGCTGGAGGCCGCGCCTCTTTTCCCGGACATCGCCGAGGAGTTCGCGGCCCGGCTCGAAGGCCGCGTGCTCGTCGCGCACAACGCGATCTTCGACTGGTCGATGATCTCCCGGGAGTACGCCCGTGCGCGGCTGACGGCCCCGACCCGGCAGCGGTTGTGCACCATCGCGCTCTCCAAGGAACTGGCGCTCCCGCTGCCCAACCACAAACTGGAGTCGCTGGCGGCCCACTTCGGTGTGGTCCAGCGGCACGCGCACCACGCGCTGGACGACGCGCGGGTGCTGGCCGAGGCGTTCAGGCCGAGCCTCGTGGCGGCGGCGCGGGGCGGCGTGCGGCTGCCGCTGCTGGAGTGCCGTCCGCTGACGGAGTGGTCGGACGGTCCGGCCGGGCCGCGGGTGGGCTACCAGCCGTCGGGCGCTCACGCGTACCGCCCGGCCAGTTGGCGCGCCTCGCGCAGACGTCCCGCGTGTCCGTACCCCAATCCGGGGCGCTACGAGCCGGGCGGGACCCTGACGCAGGGCATGCGGGTGGCGTTCTCCGGGGACACGTCGATCGACCGTGAACTCCTGGAGGACCGCGCCGTGGAGGCCGGCCTCCACGTGGCGACGAGCGTGTCGCGGCTGACCAGCCTGCTCGTCACGAACGATCCCGGCGCGCTCACCTCGAAGGTGGTCAAGGCCGCCGCGTTCGGGACGCCCGTGGTGGATGAGGCCGCGTTCACCCAGCTCCTGCGGGACGTGACGCCCGTGGCGGGGACGGTCCCGCCCCCCGCGACGCCGCCGGCCGCGGAGGCCTGA
- a CDS encoding VIT1/CCC1 transporter family protein yields MRAAVLGANDGIVSTAGIVVGVAGATQSREVLLTAGLAGLLAGSMSMAAGEYVSVSTQRDSQKAALAVERRELREQPEEELAELAGLLRGRGLSEEVAREAAEQLTRRDALRAHASEELGIDPDALTNPWHAAGASFLAFTVGALLPLLAIVLPPQSWRLAVTVASVLAALSVTGWGSARLGAAPVGRALLRNMGGGAIAMAVTYAAGALLGAAGVG; encoded by the coding sequence CTGCGGGCTGCGGTGCTCGGTGCCAACGACGGGATCGTCTCCACGGCCGGCATCGTGGTAGGCGTCGCCGGCGCGACCCAGTCGCGCGAGGTCCTGCTGACGGCGGGTCTCGCCGGACTCCTCGCCGGATCGATGTCGATGGCAGCCGGGGAGTACGTGTCGGTCTCCACGCAGCGCGACTCGCAGAAGGCCGCCCTCGCGGTCGAGCGACGTGAGCTGCGCGAGCAGCCGGAGGAGGAACTCGCCGAGCTGGCGGGCCTGCTGAGGGGGCGTGGCCTGTCCGAGGAGGTGGCCAGGGAGGCCGCGGAACAGCTCACCCGCCGGGACGCGCTGCGCGCCCACGCCAGCGAGGAACTCGGCATCGACCCCGACGCGCTCACGAACCCCTGGCACGCGGCGGGCGCGAGCTTCCTCGCCTTCACGGTGGGCGCGCTGCTGCCGCTGCTCGCCATCGTGCTGCCGCCGCAGTCCTGGCGGCTGGCCGTGACGGTCGCCTCGGTACTCGCCGCGCTCTCGGTGACGGGCTGGGGCAGCGCGCGCCTCGGCGCGGCCCCCGTCGGCCGGGCACTGCTGCGGAACATGGGCGGCGGGGCGATCGCGATGGCCGTCACCTACGCGGCCGGCGCCCTGCTGGGCGCGGCGGGGGTCGGCTGA
- a CDS encoding DUF6286 domain-containing protein: MSEERPTEALPVRHHERPEEAGAHQGAYEHRRAGRFWSARRFPAALVAAVVLGASGLLLYDVVSVRADRPAMYWRRWLARELARTQFDSTAALTGGAIAMAVGVWLIWLALTPGLRAVLSMRRSVPDVRAGLDRDAAALVLRDRAMEVPGIQSVKVRMKRHKAKARAQSHFRPLDDVRGDLEEALALGVRDLGLARPPSVTVKVRRPAKKG, encoded by the coding sequence ATGAGCGAGGAACGGCCCACCGAGGCCCTGCCGGTGCGGCACCACGAGCGGCCCGAGGAGGCCGGGGCGCACCAGGGCGCGTACGAGCACCGGCGGGCTGGCCGGTTCTGGTCGGCACGGCGCTTCCCGGCGGCCCTCGTGGCCGCCGTCGTGCTGGGCGCTTCGGGTCTGCTGCTCTACGACGTGGTCTCGGTGCGGGCGGACCGGCCGGCCATGTACTGGCGGCGCTGGCTCGCCCGCGAACTCGCCCGGACGCAGTTCGACTCGACGGCCGCGCTGACCGGTGGGGCCATCGCCATGGCGGTCGGCGTCTGGCTGATCTGGCTGGCCCTCACCCCCGGCCTGCGGGCCGTGCTGTCGATGCGCCGCTCCGTTCCCGACGTACGGGCCGGGCTGGACCGGGACGCCGCCGCGCTGGTGCTGCGCGACCGGGCCATGGAGGTCCCCGGTATCCAGTCCGTGAAGGTACGGATGAAGCGGCACAAGGCGAAGGCCCGCGCGCAGTCGCACTTCCGGCCGTTGGACGACGTGCGGGGGGACCTGGAGGAGGCGCTCGCCCTCGGGGTCCGCGACCTGGGCCTCGCGAGGCCCCCGTCCGTCACGGTGAAGGTCCGCAGACCGGCGAAGAAGGGATGA
- the amaP gene encoding alkaline shock response membrane anchor protein AmaP, with product MFRLLRLVNRLALGLIGLVLLCAGGVVVALGAQWSVPSWWPYNGPHDTLLSHADRFRWRGDGWFWPVVIAALVALVVLTLWWLLAQPRRARLPEVLVDSGDGEGARVRGRALEDVLERETEAHDGVARAQALLTGRRRRAPAARMRVLLEPYAAPEETLGRVTDEALAHARDSAGLESLPAEIRMRAARHRAERVR from the coding sequence ATGTTCCGACTGCTGCGGCTCGTGAACCGGCTGGCGCTCGGCCTGATCGGCCTGGTCCTGCTGTGCGCGGGCGGGGTGGTGGTCGCCCTCGGCGCCCAGTGGTCCGTGCCGTCCTGGTGGCCCTACAACGGACCGCACGACACCCTGCTCAGCCACGCGGACCGGTTCCGGTGGCGGGGCGACGGCTGGTTCTGGCCCGTGGTGATCGCGGCGCTGGTGGCACTGGTGGTGCTGACGCTGTGGTGGCTGCTCGCGCAGCCGCGGCGGGCCCGGCTGCCGGAGGTCCTCGTCGACAGCGGTGACGGCGAGGGCGCACGGGTGAGGGGCCGCGCCCTGGAGGACGTCCTGGAGCGGGAGACCGAGGCACACGACGGAGTGGCGCGGGCGCAGGCCCTGCTGACGGGCCGTCGGCGCCGGGCGCCCGCCGCACGTATGCGGGTGCTGCTGGAGCCGTACGCGGCCCCGGAGGAGACCCTGGGCAGGGTGACCGACGAGGCGCTCGCGCACGCCCGGGACTCAGCGGGGCTGGAGTCGCTGCCGGCGGAGATCCGCATGCGCGCCGCCCGGCACCGCGCGGAACGCGTGCGGTAG
- a CDS encoding GlsB/YeaQ/YmgE family stress response membrane protein — MNWLWIIIVGLVLGLVARAIIPGKQSIPIWLTVICGILGSILGNAASGWLGVADTKGVDWTRHVLQLAGAVLIVFVGDVVWATVRGKRRDRI, encoded by the coding sequence GTGAACTGGTTGTGGATCATCATCGTGGGCCTGGTCCTCGGCCTGGTGGCCAGGGCGATCATCCCGGGCAAGCAGTCCATCCCGATCTGGCTGACGGTCATCTGCGGCATTCTCGGCAGCATCCTCGGCAACGCGGCCTCCGGATGGCTCGGCGTCGCCGACACCAAGGGCGTCGACTGGACGCGCCATGTGCTCCAACTGGCGGGCGCCGTCCTCATCGTGTTCGTGGGGGACGTCGTCTGGGCCACTGTCCGGGGCAAACGCCGCGACCGCATCTGA
- a CDS encoding SDR family oxidoreductase: MDLGLKDRVYVVTGGTRGLGNAAARALAADGARVVVSGRDGKQVAEAAAELGAHGAGALGVAADNADPTAAQRLVHAAKERFGRFDGVLISVGGPPPGSTIDSTDEQWQASFESIFLGAVRMARTAAEELGEGGVIGFVLSGSVYEPIPGLTISNGLRPGLAGFAKSLADELGPRGVRVVGLLPGRIDTDRVRELDALTGDAEGTRAAMAARIPLGRYGTPEEFGAVAAFLLSPAASFLTGLMVPVDGGARHGF, encoded by the coding sequence ATGGATCTTGGACTGAAGGACCGTGTCTATGTGGTCACGGGCGGCACACGAGGACTCGGCAACGCGGCGGCGCGGGCGCTCGCGGCGGACGGCGCGAGGGTCGTCGTCTCCGGCCGCGACGGCAAACAGGTCGCGGAGGCCGCGGCGGAACTGGGCGCCCACGGGGCGGGGGCGCTGGGCGTCGCGGCGGACAACGCCGACCCGACGGCGGCTCAGCGCCTGGTCCATGCCGCGAAGGAACGATTCGGCCGGTTCGACGGGGTACTGATCAGCGTGGGCGGCCCGCCGCCCGGAAGCACCATCGACAGCACCGACGAGCAGTGGCAGGCCTCGTTCGAGTCGATCTTCCTCGGGGCCGTACGGATGGCGCGCACCGCGGCGGAGGAACTGGGCGAGGGCGGAGTGATCGGCTTCGTCCTGTCCGGTTCGGTGTACGAGCCGATCCCGGGCCTGACCATCTCCAACGGCCTCCGGCCGGGCCTCGCGGGCTTCGCGAAGTCGCTGGCCGACGAGTTGGGCCCGCGCGGCGTCCGGGTCGTGGGGCTCCTGCCCGGACGCATCGATACGGACCGGGTGCGCGAACTGGACGCGCTCACGGGCGACGCCGAGGGGACCCGCGCGGCGATGGCGGCGCGCATCCCGCTGGGGCGGTACGGCACACCGGAGGAGTTCGGCGCGGTGGCGGCGTTCCTGCTCTCCCCCGCGGCGTCGTTCCTGACGGGCCTGATGGTCCCGGTGGACGGCGGAGCGCGGCACGGATTCTGA
- the moaA gene encoding GTP 3',8-cyclase MoaA has translation MLIDTYGRVATDLRVSLTDRCNLRCSYCMPEEGLQWLAKPDLLTDDEIVRLIRVAVTTLGITEVRFTGGEPLLRPGLVGIVERVAALGQRPRMSLTTNGIGLKRTAEALKSAGLDRVNVSLDTLRPEVFKTLTRRDRHADVLAGLDAAHAAGLVPVKVNTVLMPGLNDDEAPELLAWAVERGYELRFIEQMPLDAQHGWKREGMITAQDILTSLRARFTLTPEGEEERGAAPAERWIVDGGPHRVGVIGSVTRPFCAACDRTRLTADGQVRTCLFATEETDLRAALRSGAEDEDIARIWRLAMWGKKAGSGLDDPSFLQPSRPMSAIGG, from the coding sequence GTGCTCATCGACACGTATGGCCGGGTTGCCACCGACCTGCGGGTCTCGCTCACGGACCGGTGCAACCTGCGGTGCTCCTACTGCATGCCGGAAGAGGGTCTGCAGTGGCTGGCGAAGCCGGACCTGCTCACCGATGACGAGATCGTCCGCCTCATACGGGTGGCGGTGACCACCCTCGGTATCACCGAGGTCCGCTTCACCGGCGGGGAACCCCTGCTCAGGCCCGGTCTGGTCGGCATCGTCGAACGGGTCGCGGCGCTCGGTCAGCGTCCGCGGATGTCCCTCACGACCAACGGCATAGGCCTGAAACGTACGGCCGAGGCGCTGAAATCGGCCGGTCTCGACCGGGTCAACGTCTCCCTCGACACCCTCCGCCCGGAGGTCTTCAAGACCCTCACGCGCCGCGACCGGCACGCGGACGTCCTCGCGGGCCTCGATGCCGCCCACGCCGCGGGGCTCGTCCCCGTCAAGGTCAACACGGTGCTGATGCCGGGGCTCAACGACGACGAGGCCCCCGAGCTGCTGGCCTGGGCCGTCGAGCGGGGCTACGAGCTCCGCTTCATCGAGCAGATGCCGCTCGACGCGCAGCACGGCTGGAAGCGCGAGGGCATGATCACCGCGCAGGACATCCTCACCTCGCTGCGTGCGCGCTTCACCCTGACACCCGAGGGTGAGGAGGAGCGCGGTGCCGCGCCCGCCGAGCGCTGGATCGTGGACGGGGGCCCGCACCGCGTCGGTGTCATCGGCTCGGTGACCCGCCCGTTCTGCGCGGCCTGCGACCGTACGCGTCTCACGGCCGACGGCCAGGTGCGGACCTGCCTGTTCGCGACGGAGGAGACCGACCTGCGCGCCGCGCTGCGCTCCGGCGCGGAGGACGAGGACATCGCGCGGATCTGGCGGCTCGCCATGTGGGGCAAGAAGGCGGGTTCGGGTCTCGACGACCCGTCCTTCCTGCAGCCGTCGCGGCCGATGTCGGCCATCGGAGGCTGA
- a CDS encoding zinc-dependent alcohol dehydrogenase family protein, which yields MRATVINAPYEIRVEDVPDPVVRQPTDVVVRVLRACICGSDLWPYRGEVANKPRPGQRIGHEFLGVVAEVGSEVTGFTVGDLAVAPFMYSDGVCAYCREGLQTSCVHGGGWGGFDHDGGQGEAVRVPHADGTLVKLPAEAVSDDRMLASFLTLSDVMGTGHHAAVGADVRTGGTVAVVGDGAVGLCGVLAAKRLGAEQIIILGRHTVRTDIARSFGATDVVAQRGDEAVEAVRELTKGQGAHSVIEAVGTEQSMSTALRITRPGGSVGYVGAPHGSGDGVDLRHLFDRNIGLRGGIAPVRQYLPELLADVVSGAIDPSPVFDLSIGLDEVADGYRAMNDRTALKVLIAF from the coding sequence ATGCGCGCCACCGTCATCAACGCCCCGTACGAGATCCGGGTGGAAGACGTACCCGACCCGGTCGTCCGGCAGCCCACCGACGTCGTGGTGCGTGTCCTGCGCGCCTGTATCTGCGGCAGCGACCTGTGGCCGTACCGCGGTGAGGTGGCGAACAAGCCCCGGCCCGGGCAGCGCATCGGGCACGAGTTCCTCGGCGTGGTCGCCGAGGTCGGTTCCGAGGTGACCGGTTTCACGGTCGGTGACCTGGCTGTCGCCCCCTTCATGTACTCGGACGGGGTCTGCGCGTACTGCCGGGAGGGCCTGCAGACGTCCTGCGTGCACGGAGGCGGCTGGGGCGGCTTCGACCACGACGGCGGCCAGGGCGAGGCCGTACGCGTCCCCCACGCCGACGGGACCCTCGTCAAGCTGCCCGCGGAGGCCGTCTCCGACGACCGGATGCTCGCCTCGTTCCTCACGCTCTCCGACGTGATGGGCACCGGACACCACGCCGCCGTGGGCGCGGACGTGCGGACCGGCGGGACCGTCGCGGTCGTGGGCGACGGAGCGGTGGGCCTGTGCGGCGTCCTCGCGGCCAAGCGGCTCGGTGCCGAGCAGATCATCATCCTGGGCCGGCATACCGTACGGACCGATATCGCCCGGTCGTTCGGCGCGACCGACGTCGTGGCCCAACGCGGCGACGAGGCCGTGGAGGCCGTGCGCGAGCTGACGAAGGGCCAGGGCGCGCACTCCGTCATCGAGGCCGTCGGCACCGAGCAGTCCATGTCCACGGCGCTGCGGATCACCCGCCCCGGCGGCTCCGTCGGCTACGTCGGCGCTCCGCACGGCAGCGGCGACGGCGTCGACCTGCGCCACCTGTTCGACCGCAACATCGGCCTGCGCGGCGGTATCGCGCCGGTGCGCCAGTACCTGCCCGAACTGCTGGCGGACGTCGTGAGCGGCGCGATCGACCCGTCACCCGTCTTCGACCTGAGCATCGGGCTCGACGAGGTGGCGGACGGCTACCGGGCCATGAACGACCGCACCGCGCTGAAGGTCCTCATCGCGTTCTGA